From the genome of Eucalyptus grandis isolate ANBG69807.140 chromosome 2, ASM1654582v1, whole genome shotgun sequence, one region includes:
- the LOC108957345 gene encoding LEAF RUST 10 DISEASE-RESISTANCE LOCUS RECEPTOR-LIKE PROTEIN KINASE-like 2.8, whose product MSCSSMSLLFIFSLHIHFLVPTSSKFLPFQECAPFVCGDKKISYPFRHNEQPSYCGYPGYKLDCDGGNLTLLSMESLQYQVIHMDWSEQILKVARMDLLKDICLGTHVNTTLNFSLFNYASNYQNSALFYNCNSPSTPQPNRFSCPASGDGYFAFKVDPASKLHELCNFSVFVPFIPILEGSKSANISHATVRDILKNGFEITWIANTSLCENCTKSGGRCGNRQYRQASLRQHRQSSLQSPPSLGVDYYSSCNGTFSCGDVGGIGYPFWGGNRASFCGYPELELKCENGGNTTIVIQGVKYRVLEVYPNSTQVLRIARDDYMQGICPTNFLNTTLDPSMFQIAEGYTNVTFLYGCQSSDLGDSSSSYSQSDLGNSSSSLSDLLQHGFEVQLKVDSEACVECTQSNGVCGYNTTANRTTCSCPDQSFASKTCGSSTSAETPEATTATSTQGGLS is encoded by the exons ATGTCGTGTTCATCTATGTCCttgctcttcatcttctccctcCATATTCACTTCCTGGTGCCAACTTCCAGCAAATTCCTGCCATTCCAAGAGTGCGCTCCTTTTGTTTGcggagataaaaaaattagctatCCTTTCAGGCATAATGAGCAACCGAGTTACTGTGGGTATCCAGGCTACAAGCTTGACTGTGATGGAGGTAACCTGACCCTTCTGTCCATGGAGTCCCTGCAGTATCAGGTGATCCACATGGATTGGAGCGAGCAGATCCTTAAGGTTGCGAGGATGGATTTATTGAAAGATATATGTCTTGGAACACATGTCAACACCACTTTAAACTTCAGTCTCTTCAACTACGCTTCCAATTACCAAAATTCTGCCTTATTCTACAATTGCAACTCACCGTCAACCCCTCAACCTAATCGGTTCTCCTGTCCTGCGTCTGGAGATGGCTACTTTGCTTTCAAAGTGGACCCTGCAAGCAAACTACACGAGCTATGCAACTTCAGTGTCTTCGTCCCATTTATACCAATATTGGAGGGTAGCAAGAGCGCTAACATTAGTCATGCTACTGTTAGAGACATCCTGAAAAATGGCTTTGAGATTACTTGGATTGCCAACACATCTCTGTGCGAAAATTGCACTAAATCAGGGGGAAGATGCGG AAATCGCCAATACCGGCAAGCCTCCCTCCGCCAGCACCGACAATCGTCCCTTCAG AGTCCTCCTTCCCTGGGCGTGGATTATTACTCGAGCTGCAACGGCACGTTCAGCTGTGGGGACGTTGGAGGCATTGGCTATCCCTTCTGGGGTGGCAACAGAGCGAGCTTTTGCGGGTATCCCGAGTTGGAGCTCAAGTGCGAGAACGGAGGCAACACGACCATCGTGATACAGGGAGTGAAGTACCGAGTTCTGGAGGTGTATCCCAATTCTACTCAGGTACTGAGAATCGCGAGGGATGACTATATGCAGGGAATCTGTCCCACGAATTTCCTTAACACGACTCTCGACCCGTCGATGTTCCAAATCGCCGAGGGCTACACCAACGTCACTTTCCTCTACGGTTGCCAATCG AGTGACTTGGGAGATAGCTCTTCTTCATATTCTCAGAGTGACTTGGGAAATAGCTCGTCCAGTTTAAGCGACCTGCTGCAGCATGGTTTTGAGGTTCAGCTGAAGGTGGATAGTGAAGCATGTGTTGAGTGCACTCAATCGAACGGAGTTTGTGGTTACAATACCACTGCCAATCGGACCACTTGCTCTTGTCCTGACCAGTCCTTTGCTTCCAAAACTTGTGGTTCATCAACATCTGCTGAGACCCCAGAGGCAACAACTGCTACGTCTACACAAGGTGGTTTATCTTAA
- the LOC104434443 gene encoding LOW QUALITY PROTEIN: PR5-like receptor kinase (The sequence of the model RefSeq protein was modified relative to this genomic sequence to represent the inferred CDS: inserted 1 base in 1 codon): MLSCMKKPMIRKIADFIKQWSEHFDDEVKIEGLVSSRRYTYKDIKKMTNSFEEKLGEGGYGCVYKGKLSDGQLVAVKLLKKLKGDAEEFFNEVASISRTSHVNVVSLLGFCFKGSKRALVYEFMPNGSLEKFIFNRNNGLEVDQQLSWDTLYRISLGIAHGLEYLHKGCNTRILHFDIKPHNILLDGNYCPKISDFGLAKICPREESIVSMLGARGTXGYIAPELILRNIGGVSHKSDVYSYGMMVLETVGKRRNIEVMVDRSSEIYFPHWIHQRLELQEDLGLCGVMNEEDKGIAKKMIVIGLWCIQIDPRARPSMSQVVKMLEGSVEVLQIPPRPIWSSPPRSLAACLAESSSL, translated from the exons ATGCTTTCCTGCATGAAGAAACCAATGATAAGAAAAATTGCAGACTTCATAAAGCAGTGGAGTGaacattttgatgatgaagTGAAAATTGAGGGACTCGTCTCTTCGAGAAGATACACCTACAAAGACATCAAGAAGATGACCAActcttttgaagaaaagttaggTGAGGGAGGCTATGGCTGCGTGTACAAAGGCAAGCTTTCAGATGGTCAACTTGTGGCGGTGAAGCTTCTAAAGAAGCTGAAAGGCGATGCGGAAGAGTTTTTCAATGAAGTTGCAAGCATAAGCAGGACTTCTCATGTCAATGTGGTCAGCCTCCTAGGGTTTTGTTTTAAAGGAAGCAAAAGAGCTTTGGTTTATGAGTTCATGCCCAATGGATCACTCGAAAAATTCATATTCAACAGAAATAATGGTTTGGAGGTAGATCAACAATTGAGTTGGGATACATTGTACCGGATTTCGCTTGGCATTGCTCACGGGCTAGAGTACTTGCATAAAGGTTGTAACACGAGGATCTTGCACTTTGACATAAAGCCTCACAACATTCTCCTCGACGGAAACTATTGCCCTAAGATTTCCGACTTTGGTCTTGCCAAAATTTGCCCAAGAGAAGAGAGCATCGTTTCAATGCTAGGTGCCCGGGGCA ATGGATACATTGCTCCGGAGTTGATATTAAGGAACATTGGAGGGGTTTCTCACAAATCAGATGTCTATAGCTATGGCATGATGGTTTTGGAGACGGTAGGCAAGAGGAGAAATATTGAAGTCATGGTAGATCGTTCCAGTGAAATATACTTCCCTCATTGGATCCACCAACGCCTAGAGCTCCAAGAAGATCTTGGACTGTGTGGGGTCATGAATGAGGAGGACAAAGGAATCGCgaagaagatgattgtaataggtttatggtGCATTCAGATTGATCCAAGAGCTCGACCATCTATGAGCCAAGTTGTGAAAATGCTAGAAGGAAGTGTTGAGGTGTTGCAAATTCCTCCTAGACCAATCTGGTCATCTCCCCCAAGATCGCTCGCAGCTTGTCTAGCTGAAAGTTCGTCCCTGTAG